The following are encoded in a window of Strigops habroptila isolate Jane chromosome 9, bStrHab1.2.pri, whole genome shotgun sequence genomic DNA:
- the LOC115613219 gene encoding C2 calcium-dependent domain-containing protein 4C-like yields MWLLEKIRASHENGNFPSSSFLGLPSGQNLPEKSHLGAAAFPNVLTPDRIPKFCIPPRLTSSGPVKGTGFRQDHSSEDADPNSSGYSPSSLPRLIQVESAEEIPDLEEESTNSDPQSQAALSLPHFPRAPTSYGFCTLLESPHTRRKESIFHGDPRGALPSLMLSRSRANTLSGKGSMSNPIAISFASVRLPPKHLSLHRQAACDSDTASSSDSSPFSSPLLSRSPPKSCSRIKTQSQEGLLCRALKAKNKSSMPRNNSLSTEESSSTDNSPSAIRRASAGLLSTRSGSMSCSPIFPLDLARSQERAVGESAVVMGKGGLLRLLAEYCSENERLRIRLISAEGLYEDSVEPKTINCCITFSLVPGKTQKQRSTVIKRSRNPIFNEDFFFDGIAEEQLYSRSVKMKAVNKGCSMKRDYTLGKRELSLISMLSV; encoded by the coding sequence ATGTGGCTGTTGGAGAAGATCAGAGCATCACATGAAAATGGAAACTTCCCTAGCTCCTCCTTCCTGGGGCTGCCATCTGGCCAGAATCTGCCAGAGAAATCCCACCTGggggctgctgcttttcccaatGTGCTCACTCCTGACAGAATCCCCAAGTTCTGCATTCCCCCCAGGCTGACCAGCTCTGGCCCTGTGAAGGGCACTGGCTTCCGCCAGGACCACAGTTCAGAGGATGCAGATCCTAATTCTTCTGGCTACAGCCCCAGCTCTTTACCACGTCTCATTCAGGTGGAAAGTGCTGAAGAGATCCCAGACCTGGAGGAGGAAAGCACCAACTCAGACCCCCAGTCCCAAGCAGCACTCTCCCTGCCTCACTTTCCCAGAGCCCCCACTTCCTACGGCTTCTGCACTTTGCTGGAGAGTCCCCACACCAGGAGGAAGGAGTCCATCTTCCATGGTGACCCACGTGGTGCTCTGCCCAGCCTGATGCTGTCTCGATCCAGAGCTAACACACTCTCTGGCAAAGGGAGTATGTCTAATCCCATTGCTATCAGCTTTGCCTCTGTGAGGCTCCCTCCCAAGCATCTCTCTCTGCACAGGCAAGCTGCCTGTGACAGTGACACAGCCTCCTCCAGTGACTCCTCTCCTTTCAGCTCTCCCCTGCTCAGCAGGTCACCTCCCAAATCCTGCTCCCGGATCAAAACGCAAAGTCAGGAGGGGTTGCTGTGCCGAGCGCTGAAAGCCAAGAACAAATCCAGCATGCCCAGGAACAATTCCCTCTCCACAGAGGAGAGCAGCTCCACTGACAACAGCCCCAGTGCCATCAGGCGGGCCTCAGCGGGGCTGCTCAGCACACGGAGCGGCAGCATGTCCTGTTCTCCCATCTTTCCCCTGGACCTGGCCCGCAGCCAGGAGAGAGCAGTGGGAGAGAGCGCGGTGGTGATGGGCAAGGGAGGCTTGTTGAGGCTGTTGGCTGAATACTGCTCGGAGAACGAAAGGCTGCGGATCCGCCTGATCAGTGCAGAGGGTTTATATGAGGACTCTGTAGAGCCCAAGACTATCAACTGCTGTATCACCTTCTCCCTGGTGCCagggaaaacacagaagcagagaagcacTGTTataaagagaagcagaaatccCATCTTCAATGAGGACTTCTTTTTTGATGGCAttgcagaagagcagctttACAGCCGCTCTGTAAAGATGAAAGCAGTGAATAAAGGGTGCAGTATGAAACGGGATTACACCTTAGGGAAGCGGGAGTTGTCTTTAATAAGTATGTTGTCAGTGTAA